From the Pungitius pungitius chromosome 6, fPunPun2.1, whole genome shotgun sequence genome, one window contains:
- the reln gene encoding reelin isoform X2 — MAAARASLGGALGCALLALIMGSSMDFGAPPASFYPRFNPFFFLCTHHGELDGIGVAEGGGEVLLTLQITGNPIAYTPGQEYQVTISTSVPFDGLLVTGLYTSTPVQSAPIPAPAAFGFGVMPERQFGGTQFVCSVVASHVSHQPSTSFTFVWIAPPPGTGCVNFLATATFRGQIIFKDALAQQLCEQGAPTESPLRPSLVELHGKHAVLRDDFDSNLQGELDPSIWSECRNCEVGEQCGVLMHGRAVTFCEPFGERELTTVPLNTSTASVLQFALGSGSCRFSYSDPSITVSYSLSGNANTSDDWITLEKIRAPTNSSTVVHLLPLPHQSRADGARLRWSQEVPRGPEGYESCWGLDNVLLLNAAHKAPLMEDNLDPPDTANWLFFPGATVKHACQSEGNALYFHGGEAVGHSFASTRDIDLHREEGRSYWEEDFESLPSNWDIEGAVCGTQCGEIESGSALVFEKEGRRRLCTPYLDTTSYGNLRFYFTMGGGDCDPGESHENDVVLFGRSEGRRERVTLDSLPYSSYRSPALVSVALPTELQTPVTQFCLEQRSHGGPNRHVWAVDFMQLLPVLPGTHTHVAQFSINLGCGSYQPANSVSLEFSTNHGRSWSLLHTECLPELCAGPHLPHSTIYSSDNYSGWTRISIPLPNAALTETTRFRWKQASTGLGNMWAIDNVYLGPACLRFCSGRGHCSRTGCKCDPGFSGPACELASQTFPAFLSEGFSSPRLSSYHSFSSLRGAEVSFGCGVLASGKALVFNRDSRRHLVTSPLDSSQARYLQFTLRLGSRSTLSSCPAPDQPGEGVLLHYSSDNGITWTLLQHYAYQGFHEPRIVSVELPAGARKFGVQFRWWQPYHSGRSHDVWALDEISMTSVLFNTISLDFSNVLDVTQSLGFYLGHVQPYCQHDWTLSFSGEPSPGSSIRYVETQSMQIGASYSLQFSLVMGCGREPSPHIDTQVRLEFSTNHGLTWHLVKEACLPGMTSCSEFTAPSVYHPSEFKDWRRITLSLPQKTWSSATRFRWIQNYYGEQDEWALDDIYIGQQCPNMCHGHGWCDHGHCRCDEGFSGTDCQPSSPLSSSVLSDFESQDALLATWQEVIGGEVVTPDMGCGVVSSGSSLYFSKAGLRQLLSWDLDTEWAEFVQFYLRVGGDWAECNQADSREEGVLLQYSNDGGINWGLIAEMYFTDFTKPRFVHYELPLASKTPSTRFRWWQPLHSGDGYDQWAIDDIIILSEREKHIIPMANPTLPQNFYEKPAFDYPLNQMSVWLMLGNEGMERDSNNSFCASTPSAMVFGRSDGDRVAVTRDLALRPGYTLQFKLNIGCESEFSASAPVMLQYSHDAGRTWALVREGCYPGTPGAGVCEGSGRELREPSVYNTGDYEQWTRVTVVIPRNVAASKTRFRWFQESSVHRDAPPFALDGVYISEPCPNHCGGHGDCISGVCFCDMGYTVEQDSCVPSVAGPTELTEGFEGKLSPLWQSLSGGQIGGGCGIIGEGKALYFSSPGRREARTVPLDTTNTRLVQFYIRIGSKSLGPTCTRPRSRNEGVIVQFSTNNGVQWQFVRELDFSSFLEPQVVTIELPPIAKTPYTVFRWWQPQQGKHSAQWALDDVLIGMNDSSRTGFHDKFDGTTPLRHNWYRVQGGEVTVDCLSLDTALTFNSEAIDKKPRYAESWDFEVSGSSFLQFELSMGCSKSTSFSHGVRLEYSTDCGHHWSLITPECVPPAIGCAGYTQSSIYTSTQYKHWRRITVYLPSAANSPRTRFRWIQTHFTPGAEGWALDNVLLAPGCPWMCSGHGLCDNGRCVCDKAYGGTHCVPLAQLPTVLREDFNENLQQETWPEVYGAERGTLSGEPLKSGTALIFKGDGLRMIVSRDLDCTNTLYIQFSFKFITKGVPERSHSVLLQYSVNGGISWLMLDEFYFPASTDTLFLHLPLPASAQTNATRFRLWQPYNSGKKEEVWVIDDLIIDGSSLHNPPTVIDSFDEGPDESNWLFFPGGNTGLYCPYQKTGIEEDDSAMVFVSSELGEHSITTRDIDVNENTIIQFEINVGCTSESSSSHPVRLQFSRDFGATWHLLVPLCAGGPQPSSLCSTELHPATVYFPGTTQGWRREVIHFGKLRLCGSVRFRWYQGFFSTGSSPPTWALDNIYIGPQCQDMCNGHGTCVGGSHCVCDPGHSGSDCSVPDTPNPDFLKDDFEGGAVDAQRFRLLSGGKPSRKCGIMSSGNHLFFSEDGLRMLVTNDMDLANARFVQFFLRLGCGKAAPDPRSQPVLLQFSVDGGLSWGLLQEFLFSNSSNQARLVALEIPLRARTSSTRLRWWQPSENGHFYSPWVIDQVVVGGSASGWGPLEDDFSSIDGRSWLLHPGGTRMPVCGSDGPAFAFIEKSNTRYAVTTDISLGPDAFIQFDFSASCSVTNSCYSVELEYSLDLGLTWQPVVRDCLPTSPDCSSYTLQRLLVSDTFNKWGRITLPLPSYARSPATRFRWFQQAPFDKQQTWALDNLYIGDGCPDMCSGHGRCQQSSCVCDPEWGGEYCDEPVVPLPSQLKDSFSRAPSLSHWHVLTGGKLSTVCGAVASGAALHFSGSCSRQLVTVDLNLTHAEFIQFYFMYGCMIPPSNRNQGVLLEYSLNGGINWHLLTEIFYDLYTKPGFVNVLLPPAARQEGVRVRWWQPQHEGADSSDWALDNVLIAGSDPRAQISDTFGGVALPNHERAPADGTSGRIGQGETQEETPIVSDHWLFSEDCSVQRFCSSPDGVMVCGISDGSEVYAVTHDIIPDKGWVMQFKIAVGCVEPERHADRQIHVQYSVDFGVTWKYLTPQCLPADPRCGGQVSQPSVFFPAEGWKRAVYPLADSLADTGVRFRFFQQHSDIQWAVENFYIGPACDGHCGGHGDCLDQRCLCDPGFTGPNCYASTPLKASLKERFDWEGAAGPQWQVLEGGRPCTDCGVLVEGTALYFGGADARQAVTADLDLRGAKFVEYWARIGSDDNMTMCHRPTCRKEGVLLDFSTDGGVSWTLLHEMDYLKYVSVRRDYIVLPEGALTNATRLRWWQPFTISSGLATPSLERAQWAIDNILVGGSDINPPTLLDTFDDEGVSHEESWSFYPNAVRTAGFCGNPSFHLYWPNKNQDKTHNILATRELIVQPGYILQFKIVVGCEADTCGDHHSVLLQYRKDARSDSWQLVQSECLPSSVNNVGCSPFQFHESTIYSPVNSSTWTRVTVQLPDHVSSGATEFRWIQKEGTGERQSWGVDHVYIGEACPGLCSGHGYCTSGAVCICDEGHHGDDCSLFGSDLPSSIKDNFESGSMSPESWQLIQGGGVGSGCGQLSPHAHGDSLYFNGCKMRQAVTKPLDLTRASKIMFVLQIGSVAQTDSCNIALDQPDTVDRAVLLQYSVNNGVSWHVIAQHQPKDFIKAQRVSYNIPLEARVKGVMLRWWQPRHDGAGHDQWALDHVEVVLTRKQNYMMNFARQTATRHYYSRKRRALQHRA; from the exons agcCACAGCAACGTTTCGGGGACAGATCATTTTCAAGGATGCTCTGGCTCAACAGCTCTGTGAACAAGGAG CTCCGACCGAGTCCCCGTTAAGGCCGAGTCTTG TGGAGCTGCATGGAAAACACGCTGTTCTGCGTGACGACTTTGACTCCAACCTCCAAGGCGAGCTGGACCCGAGCATCTG GTCCGAGTGCAGGAACTGTGAGGTGGGAGAGCAGTGTGGTGTACTGATGCATGGCAGAGCGGTCACTTTCTGCGAGCCCTTTGGAGAACGAGAGCTG ACCACCGTCCCTCTCAACACTAGCACAGCCTCCGTCCTGCAGTTTGCCCTGG GCTCAGGCTCCTGCCGGTTCAGTTACTCAGACCCCAGCATCACTGTGTCATACAGCCTAAGTGGCAACGCCAACACCTCAGATGACTGGATCACACTGGAGAAGatcag GGCCCCTACCAACAGCAGCACTGTTGTCCACCTGCTTCCCCTGCCGCATCAATCCAGGGCCGATGGCGCTCGTCTCCGCTGGTCTCAGGAGGTCCCCCGGGGACCCGAGGGCTACGAGTCCTGCTGGGGGCTGGACAACGTGCTGCTGCTCAATGCTGCCCACAAGGCTCCTCTCATGGAGGACAACTTGGACCCTCCAGACACTGCCAACTGGCTCTTCTTCCCTGGAGCGACTGTCAAG CACGCCTGCCAGTCCGAAGGCAATGCCCTGTATTTCCATGGAGGTGAGGCAGTTGGCCACAGCTTTGCCTCCACCAGAGACATTGACCTGCAtcgggaggagggaaggagctACTGGGAGGAAGACTTTGAAAGTCTACCGTCTAA ttgGGACATCGAGGGAGCCGTCTGTGGGACCCAGTGTGGAGAGATCGAGTCCGGCTCAGCGCTAGTGTTTGAGAAGGAGGGCAGGAGGAGGCTGTGCACGCCGTACCTCGACACCACGTCTTACGGAAACCTTCGTTTCTACTTCACCATGG GCGGCGGCGACTGTGATCCAGGAGAGTCTCACGAGAACGACGTGGTTCTGTTTGGAAGGTCTGAAGGCAGGAGGGAACGTGTGACCCTCGACAGCCTCCCTTACTCTTCCTACAGG AGTCCCGCGCTGGTATCCGTGGCGCTGCCCACCGAGCTGCAAACACCAGTCACCCAGTTCTGCCTGGAGCAGCGGTCACATGGGGGGCCCAACCGCCACGTGTGGGCTGTGGACTTCATGCAGCTGCTCCCAGTGCTgcccggcacacacacacatgtcgccCAGTTCTCCATCAACCTCGGCTGTGGCTCCTACCAGCCCGCCAACAG CGTGAGTCTGGAGTTTTCCACCAACCACGGCCGCTCCTGGTCTCTGCTCCACACCGAGTGTCTGCCAGAGCTCTGTGCTGGACCCCACCTTCCTCACAGCACCATCTACTCCTCCGACAACTACAGCGG GTGGACCAGAATCTCCATCCCGCTGCCCAATGCTGCCCTGACGGAGACAACACGTTTCCGTTGGAAACAGGCAAGCACTGGATTGGGCAACATGTGGGCTATAGACAATG TGTATCTCGGCCCGGCCTGCCTCCGCTTCTGCTCTGGGAGAGGTCATTGCTCTCGCACCGGCTGCAA aTGCGACCCAGGCTTCAGTGGTCCCGCCTGTGAGCTCGCCTCCCAAACCTTCCCGGCGTTCCTGTCGGAGGGCTTCTCCAGCCCGCGCCTCTCCTCCTACCACAGCTTCTCCTCACTCCGCGGTGCCGAGGTCAGTTTCGGTTGTGGCGTGCTGGCCAGCGGCAAGGCCTTGGTCTTCAACAGAGACAGCAGGAGGCACTTGGTTACCTCTCCCCTGGACAGCTCCCAGGCCAG GTATCTGCAGTTTACGCTTCGCCTGGGGAGCCGGAGCACCCTGAGCTCGTGTCCCGCCCCAGACCAGCCAGGAGAGGGAGTCCTGCTGCATTACTCCTCAGACAACGGCATCACTTGGACACTGCTGCAGCACTACGCTTACCAAGGCTTCCACGAGCCAAG GATCGTGTCAGTGGAGCTCCCTGCCGGCGCCCGTAAATTCGGCGTGCAGTTCCGCTGGTGGCAGCCGTACCATTCGGGCCGCAGTCACGACGTGTGGGCCCTGGACGAGATCAGCATGACCTCCGTGCTGTTCAACACCATAAGTCTCGACTTCAGCAACGTGCTGGACGTCACCCAGAGTCTTGGTTTCTACCTCGGCCACGTGCAGCCCTACTGCCAACACGACTGGACCCTCAG cttctccggCGAGCCCAGCCCCGGCTCCAGTATCCGCTACGTGGAGACTCAGTCGATGCAGATCGGCGCCTCCTACAGCCTGCAGTTCTCGCTGGTCATGGGCTGCGGTCGCGAGCCGTCCCCTCACATTGACACTCAGGTCCGCCTGGAGTTCTCCACCAATCACGGCCTCACTTGGCACCTGGTCAAAGAG GCCTGTCTGCCCGGCATGACAAGCTGCTCTGAGTTTACAGCTCCCAGCGTCTACCATCCGTCAGAGTTCAAAGACTGGAGACGCATCACTTTGTCTCTTCCCCAGAAGACATG GTCCAGTGCAACACGATTCCGCTGGATCCAAAACTACTACGGCGAGCAGGACGAGTGGGCCCTGGACGACATCTACATCGGCCAGCAGTGTCCTAATATGTGCCACGGACATGGATGGTGTGACCATGGACACTGCAG GTGTGATGAAGGTTTCTCTGGAACAGACTGCCAGCCCTCCTCCCCGCTCTCCTCCAGTGTGCTCTCTGACTTTGAGTCCCAGGATGCATTGCTGGCCACATGGCAGGAGGTGATTGGTGGAGAGGTGGTCACCCCTGACATGGGCTGCGGGGTGGTCTCATCTGGATCATCCCTGTACTTCAGCAag gCTGGACTGAGGCAGCTGTTGAGCTGGGACCTGGACACTGAATGGGCGGAGTTTGTGCAGTTCTACCTGCGGGTGGGCGGAGACTGGGCCGAGTGTAACCAGGCGGACAGCCGGGAGGAGGGAGTGCTGCTGCAGTACAGCAACGACGGAGGCATAAACTGGGGCCTCATCGCTGAGATGTACTTCACCGACTTCACCAAGCCTCG CTTTGTCCACTATGAGCTTCCCTTGGCCTCTAAGACGCCCTCCACGAGGTTTCGGTGGTGGCAGCCTCTTCACTCTGGGGATGGTTACGATCAATGGGcaattgatgacatcatcattctATCAGAGAGGGAAAAACACATCATCCCCATGGCCAATCCAACTCTACCGCAG AACTTTTACGAGAAGCCAGCGTTTGACTACCCCCTGAACCAGATGAGTGTGTGGCTGATGCTGGGTAATGAAGGCATGGAGAGGGACAGCAACAACAGCTTCTGTGCCTCAACGCCTTCAGCGATGGTGTTTGGGCGCTCCGACGGGGACAGGGTGGCCGTCACCAGGGACCTGGCCTTGCGCCCCGGCTACACCCTTCAATTTAAG TTGAACATAGGCTGCGAGTCAGAGTTCAGCGCGTCCGCTCCGGTCATGCTGCAGTACTCTCACGACGCCGGGCGCACCTGGGCGCTGGTCCGAGAGGGCTGTTACCCAGGAACCCCGGGGGCAGGTGTCTGCGAGGGCAGTGGTCGGGAGCTTAGAGAGCCCTCCGTCTACAACACGGGAGACTACGAGCAGTGGACCAGGGTCACTGTGGTCATACCGCGCAACGTTGCAGCCAG TAAGACACGCTTCCGCTGGTTCCAGGAGAGCAGCGTGCACAGAGACGCTCCGCCCTTCGCCCTGGACGGGGTCTACATCTCTGAGCCTTGTCCGAACCACTGTGGGGGACATGGAGATTGTATCTCTGGCGTTTGCTTCTGTGACATGGGATACACAG TGGAGCAGGATAGTTGTGTGCCGTCGGTGGCCGGCCCCACAGAGCTGACTGAGGGCTTTGAGGGGAAGTTGAGCCCTCTCTGGCAGAGCCTGAGCGGGGGACAAATCGGAGGTGGATGTGGCATCATCGGGGAGGGCAAAGCTCTGTACTTCAGTAGCCCCGGGAGGAGAGAAGCGCGCACAGTGCCTCTGGACACCACCAACACACG GTTGGTGCAATTCTACATCCGAATTGGCAGCAAGAGTTTGGGGCCCACTTGCACGAGGCCTCGGTCTCGCAACGAAG GTGTCATTGTCCAGTTCTCTACAAACAATGGGGTCCAATGGCAGTTCGTTAGGGAGCTGGACTTTAGTTCCTTCCTAGAGCCCCAAGTGGTGACCATAGAGTTGCCACCTATTGCCAAAACCCCTTACACAGTATTTCGGTGGTGGCAGCCACAGCAGG GGAAACACTCGGCCCAGTGGGCTTTGGATGATGTCCTGATCGGTATGAACGACAGCTCCAGAACAGGCTTCCACGACAAGTTTGACGGGACGACGCCTCTGAGGCACAACTGGTACCGCGTTCAGGGCGGGGAAGTGACTGTGGACTGTTTATCTCTGGACACAGCACTCACCTTCAACTCCGAGGCCATTGACA AGAAGCCGAGGTATGCAGAGAGCTGGGACTTTGAGGTGTCCGGCTCGTCCTTCCTTCAGTTTGAGCTGAGTATGGGCTGCAGTAAGTCCACCTCGTTCTCCCACGGCGTGCGACTGGAGTACTCCACGGACTGCGGTCACCACTGGTCCCTCATCACCCCGGAGTGTGTGCCGCCGGCCATCGGCTGCGCTGGTTACACGCAGAGTTCCATCTACACCTCGACCCAGTACAAACACTGGAGGAGGATCACCGTCTACCTGCCCAGTGCTGCTAA TTCCCCACGAACTCGCTTCCGTTGGATTCAAACCCACTTCACCCCAGGGGCCGAAGGATGGGCTCTAGATAACGTGTTGCTCGCCCCCGGCTGCCCGTGGATGTGCTCCGGACACGGCCTGTGTGACAACGGGCGCTGTGT GTGCGACAAGGCTTACGGGGGGACACACTGTGTGCCTTTGGCCCAGCTGCCGACTGTGCTGAGAGAGGACTTTAATGAGAACCTGCAACAGGAGACATGGCCAGAGGTGTACGGGGCGGAGAGGGGAACTCTGAGCGGAGAGCCCCTTAAATCTGGCACCGCCCTTATATTCAAAGGG GACGGTCTGCGAATGATCGTGTCTCGGGATCTGGACTGCACCAACACTCTCTACATCCAGTTCTCCTTCAAATTTATCACTAAAG GCGTCCCAGAGCGCTCCCATTCAGTGCTGCTGCAGTACTCCGTGAACGGAGGAATCAGCTGGTTGATGTTGGATGAGTTTTATTTCCCAGCTTCCACGGACACTCTGTTCCTCCACCTGCCACTGCCGGCCAGCGCTCAGACCAACGCCACCCGCTTCAGACTCTGGCAGCCCTACAACAGCG gaaagaaagaggaggtgtGGGTCATAGACGATCTCATCATTGATGGAAGCTCCCTGCACAACCCACCGACGGTCATAGACAGCTTTGACGAAGGTCCCGATGAGTCCAACTGGTTGTTCTTCCCCGGAGGAAACACTGGACTCTACTGCCCCTACCAGAAGACTGGAAT cgaggaggacgacTCAGCGATGGTGTTTGTCTCCAGCGAGCTCGGCGAGCACTCCATCACCACCAGGGACATTGACGTAAATGAGAACACTATCATCCAGTTTGAG ATCAATGTCGGCTGCACATCAGAAAGCAGTTCCTCCCACCCGGTGCGTCTGCAGTTCTCGCGGGACTTTGGTGCCACGTGGCACCTTTTGGTGCCCCTGTGCGCCGGTGGGCCCCAGCCCTCCTCGCTGTGCTCCACGGAGCTCCACCCTGCCACCGTCTATTTCCCTGGCACAACTCAGGGCTGGAGGAGGGAGGTTATTCACTTTGGAAAGCTTCGCCTCTGTGG GTCAGTGAGGTTCCGATGGTACCAGGGTTTCTTCTCAactggttcttctcctccaacaTGGGCGTTAGACAACATCTACATCGGCCCACAGTGTCAGGACATGTGCAACGGCCACGGGACCTGTGTGGGGGGaagccattgtgtgtgtgaccccGGCCACTCCGGATCGGACTGCTCCGTGCCGGACACCCCCAACCCCGACTTCCTAAAGGACGACTTCGAAG GGGGAGCTGTGGATGCGCAGCGTTTCAGGCTGCTGAGCGGGGGCAAACCATCCAGGAAGTGTGGCATCATGTCGAGTGGAAACCACCTGTTCTTCAGTGAGGACGGCCTGCGCATGTTGGTCACCAATGACATGGACCTGGCTAATGCTAG GTTTGTTCAGTTCTTCCTGCGGCTCGGCTGTGGTAAAGCTGCTCCGGACCCTCGCTCCCAGCCGGTTTTGCTGCAGTTCTCTGTGGACGGAGGTCTCTCCTGGGGCCTCTTGCAGGAGTTCCTCTTCAGTAACAGCAGTAATCAGGCTCGCCTGGTGGCCTTGGAGATCCCGCTGCGCGCTCGCACCTCTTCCACTCGCCTCCGCTGGTGGCAGCCCTCGGAGAACGGACACTTTTACAGCCCATGGGTCATTGATCAG GTGGTAGTGGGCGGCAGTGCCAGTGGCTGGGGACCTTTGGAAGATGATTTCTCTTCAATCGACGGGCGCTCGTGGCTGCTCCACCCTGGAGGAACCCGCATGCCCGTTTGTGGGTCCGATGGGCCAGCGTTCGCTTTTATCGAGAAGTCCAACACTCGCTATGCCGTTACCACCGACATCAGTTTGGGTCCAGATGCCTTCATCCAGTTTGACTTTTCTGCTTCCTGCTCTGTCACCAACTCCTGCTACT CGGTGGAGTTGGAGTATTCTCTGGATCTGGGTCTGACCTGGCAGCCTGTGGTCAGGGACTGTCTGCCCACGAGCCCCGACTGCTCCTCCTACACGCTGCAGAGGCTGCTGGTTTCTGACACCTTTAACAAGTGGGGCCGCATCACCCTGCCTCTCCCATCATATGCCAG GTCTCCGGCCACGAGGTTCCGTTGGTTCCAGCAGGCTCCGTTTGACAAGCAGCAGACGTGGGCTCTGGATAACCTCTACATCGGAGACGGCTGCCCAGATATGTGCTCTGGACACGGACGCTGCCAACAGAGCTCCTGTGT GTGTGACCCGGAGTGGGGCGGAGAGTACTGCGATGAGCCCGTGGTTCCTCTGCCCTCCCAGCTGAAGGACAGCTTCAGCCGGGCGCCTTCACTCAGCCACTGGCACGTACTCACCGGCGGGAAACTCAGCACTGTGTGCGGAGCCGTGGCCTCTGGAGCTGCTTTGCACTTCAGTGGG AGCTGCAGCCGTCAGCTGGTCACAGTGGACCTCAACCTGACCCACGCTGAGTTCATCCAGTTCTACTTCATGTACGGCTGCATGATCCCACCCAGCAACCGTAACCAGGGAGTGCTTCTGGAGTACAGTTTGAATGGAGGAATCAACTGGCACCTGCTGACAGAAATCTTCTACGACCTGTACACCAAGCCCGG gtttgtgaatgtgctgctgccccctgctgcccGCCAGGAGGGAGTACGCGTGCGCTGGTGGCAGCCGCAACACGAGGGAGCAGACAGCAGCGACTGGGCTCTGGATAACGTTCTCATCGCAGGCTCGGACCCTCGGGCGCAGATATCGGACACGTTTGGAGGGGTGGCACTGCCCAACCACGAGCGAGCGCCGGCTGATGGCACCTCAGGACGGATAGGGCAGGGAGAGACGCAGGAGGAGACGCCTATAG TGAGCGACCATTGGTTGTTCTCGGAGGACTGCTCAGTGCAGCGTTTCTGCAGCTCCCCCGATGGAGTGATGGTGTGTGGCATTTCCGATGGGAGTGAGGTGTACGCTGTCACACATGACATCATCCCTGACAAGGGGTGGGTCATGCAGTTTAAG ATCGCGGTGGGCTGTGTTGAGCCAGAGCGCCACGCGGACCGACAAATCCACGTGCAGTACTCGGTGGACTTTGGAGTGACCTGGAAGTACCTGACGCCGCAGTGCCTGCCCGCTGACCCCCGCTGCGGAGGTCAGGTCTCCCAGCCATCAGTGTTCTTCCCCGCCGAAGGCTGGAAGAGGGCGGTCTACCCGCTGGCCGACAGCCTGGCCGACAC tgggGTGCGGTTCCGGTTTTTCCAGCAGCACTCGGACATCCAGTGGGCCGTGGAGAACTTCTACATCGGGCCAGCGTGTGACGGCCACTGCGGAGGACACGGAGATTGTCTGGACCAGCGCTGTCTCTGCGACCCCGGGTTCACTGGACCAAACTGCTACGCCAGCACTCCTCTAAAG GCATCTCTGAAGGAGCGTTTCGACTGGGAGGGGGCAGCAGGCCCTCAGTGGCAGGTGCTGGAGGGCGGGAGGCCCTGTACAGACTGCGGTGTGCTGGTTGAGGGGACAGCCCTGTACTTCGGCGGCGCCGATGCCAGACAGGCTGTCACTGCAGATCTGGACCTCCGCGGAGCAAA GTTTGTGGAGTACTGGGCCAGGATTGGAAGTGAcgataacatgaccatgtgCCACCGGCCAACGTGTCGTAAAGAGGGAGTGCTGCTGGACTTCTCCACTGACGGAG GCGTGTCCTGGACACTGCTGCACGAGATGGATTACCTGAAGTATGTGTCGGTGAGGAGAGACTATATCGTCCTCCCCGAAGGAGCTCTGACCAACGCTACTCGCCTGCGCTGGTGGCAGCCATTTACCATTTCCTCGGGCCTAGCCACTCCCAGTCTGGAGAGGGCCCAGTGGGCCATAGACAACATATTGGTGGGGGGGTCAGACATCAACCCACCCACTCTGCTCGACACTTTTGATGATG AGGGTGTTTCCCACGAGGAGAGCTGGAGTTTCTACCCCAACGCCGTGCGGACAGCTGGCTTCTGCGGAAACCCCTCCTTCCACTTGTACTGGCCCAATAAAAACCAAGACAAGACGCACAACATCCTGGCCACGCGAGAACTCATAGTGCAACCCGGATATATTTTACAGTTTAAG ATTGTCGTTGGTTGTGAGGCAGACACCTGTGGAGACCATCATTCTGTCCTGCTGCAGTACAGGAAGGATGCAAG GTCTGACTCGTGGCAGCTGGTACAGTCCGAGTGCCTCCCCTCCTCAGTCAACAACGTGGGCTGCTCTCCCTTCCAGTTCCACGAGTCCACCATCTACAGCCCAGTCAACAGCTCAACGTGGACGAGGGTCACTGTGCAACTGCCAGACCACGTCTCGTCAGG GGCTACCGAGTTCCGCTGGATTCAAAAGGAGGGGACAGGAGAGCGGCAGAGCTGGGGAGTGGACCATGTCTACATCGGTGAAGCCTGTCCGGGGCTCTGCAGCGGCCACGGCTACTGTACGAGTGGAGCGGTCTGCATCTGTGATGAGGGACACCATG GTGACGACTGCTCCCTCTTCGGCAGCGACCTGCCCAGCTCCATCAAGGACAACTTTGAGTCCGGCAGTATGTCTCCGGAGAGCTGGCAGTTGATCCAGGGTGGCGGAGTGGGCAGCGGATGCGGTCAGCTGTCACCGCACGCCCACGGAGACTCACTCTACTTCAATGGCTGTAAGATGAGGCAGGCAGTTACCAAACCGCTGGACCTCACAAGAGCCAG TAAGAtcatgtttgtgctgcagatcGGCAGCGTCGCGCAGACAGACAGCTGTAACATAGCTCTGGATCAGCCCGACACAGTCGACCGGGCCGTGCTGCTGCAATACAGCGTCAACAATGGAGTCAGCTGGCACGTCATCGCACAGCACCAGCCCAAAGACTTCATAAAGGCCCAGAGAGTGTCCTACAATATTCCACT AGAGGCGCGAGTAAAAGGGGTGATGCTGCGATGGTGGCAGCCACGCCACGACGGCGCAGGACATGACCAGTGGGCGTTGGACCATGTGGAAGTAGTTCT